A genomic segment from Arcobacter acticola encodes:
- a CDS encoding metal/formaldehyde-sensitive transcriptional repressor — translation MAHTIANKGKLILRVKKIRGQLNSIEKALENETDCFKILQQISASRGAIQSLMSEVLDGHIKEHLGNHVSEEQREQEIENLSSLLKSYLK, via the coding sequence ATGGCTCACACAATAGCAAATAAAGGGAAATTAATTTTAAGAGTAAAAAAAATCAGAGGTCAATTAAATAGTATTGAAAAAGCTTTAGAAAATGAAACTGATTGTTTTAAAATTTTACAGCAAATAAGTGCTAGTCGAGGTGCAATTCAGTCACTAATGAGTGAAGTTTTAGATGGACATATAAAAGAGCACTTAGGAAATCATGTAAGCGAAGAACAAAGAGAACAAGAGATAGAAAATCTTTCATCATTACTTAAAAGCTATCTTAAATAG
- a CDS encoding HupE/UreJ family protein translates to MLSIIKQSRWLLVILLTLFASQAFGHGMSEAEKQIIIEGGNLRYIWIGATHMLSGYDHLAFVFGIIFFLTKFKDIVKYITAFTVGHSITLIIATFNAIQVNYFLVDAVIALSVCYIAFHNLDGFKKYFNVKAPNMLVMIFSLGLIHGLGLSTRLQQLPLNPDDLLMNIISFNIGIEIGQISALAVMLFVIAFFRKKEAFSSFSKAANGFLIIAGAYLFIMQMHGYEHTTNAEELGYKSETTKNVTELDSTEKSNWKDTITITLPARGEKEYKLEVAKGETFSYSWKTDKGVLFYDFHGEPKGDTTGSFETFKKAMAEEASGSLTTTFEGTHGWYWKNYSADLITITLNVKGDYKLMDVKKDTQVQTTEEPTLPKRETIN, encoded by the coding sequence ATGTTATCAATTATAAAACAATCAAGATGGCTTTTGGTTATCTTGCTTACATTATTCGCAAGTCAGGCTTTCGGGCATGGAATGTCAGAAGCTGAAAAACAAATTATCATAGAAGGTGGCAATCTACGTTATATATGGATAGGTGCTACTCATATGTTATCTGGTTATGATCACTTAGCATTTGTATTTGGGATTATCTTTTTTCTAACTAAATTTAAAGACATCGTAAAGTATATAACTGCATTTACAGTAGGACACAGTATTACCCTAATCATTGCAACTTTTAATGCTATTCAAGTTAACTATTTTTTAGTTGATGCGGTTATTGCATTAAGTGTTTGTTATATAGCTTTTCATAATCTTGATGGATTTAAAAAGTATTTTAATGTAAAAGCACCAAATATGTTAGTAATGATTTTTTCTTTAGGTTTGATTCATGGTCTTGGATTATCTACTAGATTACAACAACTTCCTTTGAATCCTGATGATTTATTAATGAATATTATTTCATTTAATATAGGTATTGAAATTGGACAAATTAGTGCATTAGCTGTAATGCTATTTGTAATAGCATTCTTCAGAAAGAAAGAGGCTTTCTCTTCATTTTCTAAAGCTGCAAACGGTTTTTTAATCATAGCAGGAGCTTATCTATTTATAATGCAAATGCATGGTTATGAGCATACAACTAACGCAGAAGAACTTGGGTACAAATCTGAAACTACAAAAAATGTAACAGAACTTGATTCTACAGAGAAATCTAATTGGAAAGATACAATCACAATCACACTTCCTGCAAGAGGAGAAAAAGAGTATAAATTAGAAGTTGCAAAAGGTGAAACATTTTCTTATTCTTGGAAAACTGATAAAGGTGTCTTATTTTACGATTTTCACGGTGAACCAAAAGGTGATACAACAGGTTCTTTTGAAACATTTAAGAAAGCAATGGCTGAAGAAGCAAGTGGTTCTCTAACAACTACTTTTGAAGGAACTCATGGATGGTATTGGAAAAACTACAGTGCAGATTTAATTACAATTACTCTTAATGTAAAAGGTGATTATAAACTTATGGATGTAAAGAAAGATACACAAGTACAAACCACAGAAGAACCAACTCTTCCTAAACGTGAAACAATTAATTAA
- a CDS encoding ArsC/Spx/MgsR family protein has translation MANFAFYNFIFYEKTGCSGNAKQKELLKNHNISFTVKSLLDEKWTFESLNEFFKGLEVKDMFNPFAPQIKDEKINILNIKKDEAINLMIKEPILIKRPLLDINGIKLCGFNLEQINKLLNVNIDTNKKLNTCSSSDTCTNV, from the coding sequence ATGGCTAATTTTGCTTTTTATAATTTCATATTCTATGAAAAAACAGGTTGTAGTGGAAATGCTAAACAAAAAGAGTTATTAAAAAATCATAATATATCTTTTACAGTAAAAAGTTTACTTGATGAAAAATGGACCTTTGAAAGTTTGAATGAATTTTTCAAAGGTTTGGAAGTAAAAGATATGTTTAATCCCTTTGCTCCACAAATAAAAGATGAAAAAATTAATATTTTGAATATTAAAAAAGATGAAGCTATAAATTTAATGATAAAAGAGCCAATCTTAATAAAAAGACCACTATTAGATATAAATGGTATAAAACTTTGTGGATTTAATCTAGAGCAAATAAATAAACTTCTAAATGTAAATATAGATACAAACAAAAAATTAAATACCTGTTCAAGTAGTGACACATGCACAAATGTTTAG
- the dmeF gene encoding CDF family Co(II)/Ni(II) efflux transporter DmeF — MQTKTILENLSHSHSFDDSNQRAKRNTLYATVLTFVMMIAEITAGIIYNSMALLADGWHMSSHALALGLSFFAYAMATKYKNDIRFSFGTFKIEILGAYTSAILLIVVAFFMAFHSIERFLNPVDISYKEAIFVAVLGLIINLVCAWLLKDDHSHHHHGHDEHHHHEHSHSHHDDMNLKAAYIHVLADALTSILAIIALIAGLIWGAAWLDPIMGIVGSILVFVWAIGLIKQSGKVLLDANMDDPVVSEIIEVIDNSKVNAKITDLHVWHVGKGKYSCILCLDVDEDISSDYLKKELQIHEELVHITIELNKNI, encoded by the coding sequence ATGCAAACAAAAACTATATTAGAAAACTTGTCCCACTCTCACAGTTTTGATGATTCAAATCAAAGAGCAAAAAGAAATACTCTTTATGCAACTGTTTTAACATTTGTTATGATGATTGCTGAGATTACAGCAGGTATTATTTACAATTCTATGGCTTTACTTGCAGATGGTTGGCATATGAGTTCACATGCATTAGCTTTAGGGTTATCTTTTTTTGCTTATGCAATGGCTACAAAATATAAAAATGATATACGATTTAGTTTTGGAACTTTTAAAATAGAGATATTAGGAGCTTATACAAGTGCCATACTTCTTATAGTTGTTGCTTTTTTTATGGCTTTTCACTCAATTGAAAGATTTTTGAATCCAGTTGATATATCTTATAAAGAGGCAATTTTTGTAGCAGTTTTAGGTTTAATTATTAATTTGGTTTGTGCATGGCTGTTAAAAGATGACCATTCTCACCATCATCATGGACATGATGAACATCATCACCATGAGCATAGTCATTCTCATCATGATGATATGAATCTAAAAGCTGCCTATATACATGTACTTGCAGATGCATTAACTTCAATATTAGCTATTATTGCACTAATAGCTGGACTGATTTGGGGTGCAGCATGGCTTGACCCTATTATGGGAATAGTTGGATCAATATTAGTATTCGTATGGGCAATAGGACTTATAAAACAATCTGGAAAAGTTTTACTTGATGCAAATATGGATGACCCTGTTGTAAGTGAAATTATTGAAGTTATAGATAACTCAAAGGTAAATGCAAAAATTACAGACCTTCATGTATGGCATGTGGGAAAAGGAAAATATTCTTGTATTCTTTGTTTAGATGTTGATGAAGATATATCTAGTGATTATTTAAAAAAAGAGCTACAAATTCATGAAGAATTAGTTCATATAACAATAGAACTAAATAAAAATATCTAA
- a CDS encoding DUF6488 family protein → MRTMIKKGLLAVTLMIGFNPLYAGTGHSHAPVEASTTIIKTVAKEEINRLAKSGKIDNSWLNKDINKIEKYNQGQEWRVIFNNDKIEDAAKQTLYIFVDNAGKLTGSNYTGK, encoded by the coding sequence ATGAGAACAATGATAAAAAAAGGCTTATTAGCTGTAACATTAATGATAGGATTTAATCCATTATATGCAGGAACTGGACATAGTCATGCACCAGTTGAAGCTAGTACAACAATTATTAAAACAGTAGCTAAAGAAGAAATTAATAGATTAGCAAAAAGTGGAAAAATTGATAATAGCTGGTTAAATAAAGATATTAATAAAATTGAAAAATATAATCAAGGTCAAGAATGGCGTGTAATTTTCAATAATGACAAAATTGAAGATGCTGCAAAACAAACTCTTTATATTTTTGTAGATAATGCAGGTAAGTTAACAGGAAGTAATTATACTGGTAAATAA
- a CDS encoding ATP-binding protein has translation MSNIKKSLFKQINTLFIVSFLVIISLWVFFYFQQKHQNQEHQIARYFSIVSSLQPLIMQSYAFQDSDVQSFNMKVYKQNLDKNKKVLFERGDKSKGFSILKIENKTIIHTYNQIGELYLEDLQEKSDYIFIHTIFSILLILQFLLYLMLQKSLKPLQTIHDKLKNLQKGDMSILDYKSNYDEINQIATSYNNSISQLEYILETREMFNKIFMHELKMPIAKGMFYLKMQPSVEVNEKMLKLMQRLNNELDEFSILESLIVNKNTIEQKEHNFLELLNLAIEKIGVENKNKININIDAETKIYGDKELWIICFKNLFDNALKYANDKKISIELKDDKFLFINKGEPLPVDLSSELKNWKIDKNKRHKSSTGYGFGLFIIKNIVNLNGYTLEYEYKNENVILGIKNVLCN, from the coding sequence TTGAGTAACATTAAGAAATCATTATTTAAACAGATAAATACTCTTTTTATAGTATCTTTTTTAGTCATTATATCTTTATGGGTATTTTTTTATTTTCAACAAAAGCACCAAAATCAAGAACATCAAATAGCTAGATATTTTAGCATAGTAAGTTCATTACAACCTCTAATTATGCAATCATACGCTTTTCAAGATAGTGATGTACAAAGTTTTAATATGAAAGTTTACAAGCAAAATCTTGATAAAAATAAAAAAGTATTATTTGAAAGAGGTGATAAATCAAAGGGTTTTTCAATCTTAAAAATTGAGAATAAAACTATAATTCATACTTATAACCAAATTGGAGAGCTTTACTTGGAGGATTTACAAGAAAAAAGTGATTATATATTTATTCATACTATTTTTTCAATTCTATTGATATTACAGTTTCTTCTATATTTAATGCTTCAAAAATCTTTGAAACCTTTACAAACAATCCATGATAAGTTAAAAAACCTTCAAAAGGGAGATATGTCTATTCTTGATTATAAATCAAATTATGATGAGATAAATCAAATAGCAACTTCTTATAATAACTCTATTTCCCAACTTGAGTATATTTTAGAAACAAGAGAGATGTTTAATAAAATCTTTATGCATGAACTTAAAATGCCAATAGCAAAAGGGATGTTTTACCTTAAGATGCAACCATCAGTTGAAGTCAATGAAAAGATGTTGAAACTCATGCAAAGACTCAATAATGAACTAGATGAATTTTCTATTTTAGAGAGTTTGATAGTTAATAAAAATACTATAGAACAAAAAGAACATAATTTTTTGGAACTACTTAATTTAGCTATTGAAAAAATAGGAGTTGAGAATAAAAATAAGATTAATATAAATATTGATGCAGAAACCAAAATATATGGAGATAAAGAGCTTTGGATAATCTGCTTTAAAAACTTATTTGATAATGCTTTAAAATATGCAAATGACAAAAAAATAAGTATTGAATTAAAAGATGATAAATTTTTATTTATTAATAAAGGTGAACCTTTGCCTGTTGACTTATCATCTGAGTTGAAAAATTGGAAAATTGATAAAAACAAAAGACATAAAAGTTCAACAGGTTATGGTTTTGGTCTGTTTATTATTAAAAATATTGTAAATCTCAACGGTTATACTTTAGAATATGAGTATAAAAATGAAAATGTAATTTTAGGAATAAAAAATGTATTATGTAATTAA
- a CDS encoding MBOAT family O-acyltransferase → MLFNSYEFVFLFLPISFLIYFYLNKKKLVTSSKIFLVAASLVFYSWWNIVYLPLLLASMLFNFFVGQSLGKNKTKSMLTFGILGNITLLGYFKYTDFFISNFNWAFNKDVNLLHLALPLAISYFTFQQIAFLVDSYRGETKEYNFLNYALFLTFFPQLLMGPIMHHKEIIPQFQTRWKSFINWQNISLGLFIFSIGLAKKTLLGDPLTDYAQFAFDFAQNLSPVEAWYASVSYVLSYYFDLSGYADMAVGVGRMFNIDIPKNFNSPYKARNFADYWKRWHITLSRFLGDYIYKSLGGNQKLAIVMYMNIMITFFVSGFWHGAGWNFIVWGLLNGIFVVMAHMMKRAHLKMNLYVAWSLMFMGLILTRILFVSNNFSDAWYVSTTLFDISNFRFSDLYYIDPYMQSFYIVLALGLAVGAKNSMEIAENFKPNTKYMFYTIILLVASLFTFSSAKEFLYFQF, encoded by the coding sequence TTGCTATTTAACTCATATGAATTTGTTTTCTTATTTTTACCAATAAGCTTTTTAATATACTTTTATTTAAATAAAAAAAAACTGGTAACATCTTCAAAAATATTTTTAGTAGCAGCCTCTTTAGTATTTTATTCATGGTGGAATATAGTTTATCTTCCTTTACTTTTAGCTAGTATGCTTTTTAACTTCTTTGTTGGTCAATCTTTAGGTAAAAACAAAACAAAATCCATGCTTACATTTGGTATTTTGGGAAATATAACGCTTCTTGGGTATTTTAAATATACAGACTTTTTCATATCAAATTTCAACTGGGCTTTTAATAAAGATGTAAATCTTCTACATTTAGCTCTTCCTTTAGCTATTAGTTATTTTACCTTTCAGCAAATTGCTTTTTTAGTAGATTCATATAGAGGTGAAACAAAAGAGTATAACTTTTTAAATTATGCACTATTTTTAACGTTCTTTCCTCAACTTCTAATGGGTCCAATTATGCACCATAAAGAGATTATTCCACAGTTTCAAACAAGATGGAAATCTTTTATAAACTGGCAAAATATTTCTTTAGGGTTATTTATTTTTTCAATTGGACTTGCAAAAAAAACACTTCTTGGTGATCCTCTTACAGATTATGCTCAATTTGCCTTTGATTTTGCACAAAATTTATCACCTGTAGAAGCTTGGTACGCATCTGTTTCTTATGTACTATCATACTATTTTGACCTTTCAGGATATGCAGACATGGCTGTGGGTGTTGGTAGAATGTTTAATATTGATATTCCAAAAAACTTTAATAGTCCTTATAAAGCACGAAATTTCGCTGATTATTGGAAAAGATGGCATATCACTCTTTCTAGATTTTTAGGTGATTATATTTATAAAAGTTTAGGTGGGAATCAAAAACTAGCAATTGTTATGTATATGAATATTATGATTACATTTTTTGTATCAGGATTTTGGCATGGAGCTGGTTGGAACTTTATAGTTTGGGGATTATTAAATGGAATTTTTGTTGTAATGGCACATATGATGAAAAGAGCCCACTTAAAAATGAATCTTTATGTAGCTTGGTCTTTGATGTTTATGGGATTGATTCTTACAAGAATTTTATTTGTATCAAATAATTTTTCAGATGCTTGGTATGTAAGTACAACACTATTTGATATTTCAAATTTTAGATTTTCAGATTTATACTACATAGATCCATATATGCAAAGTTTTTATATAGTTTTAGCTTTAGGACTTGCAGTTGGTGCAAAAAATAGTATGGAAATTGCTGAAAATTTTAAACCAAATACAAAATATATGTTTTATACAATAATACTTTTAGTAGCTTCTTTGTTCACTTTTTCAAGTGCAAAAGAGTTCTTGTATTTCCAATTCTAA
- a CDS encoding thiazole synthase: MNDVNKKETNESWEIAGKTLSSRLLIGSALYPSPSCMEDAITISKSQIVTVSLRRATAGENNDNKQSWNIIKDLGLNILPNTAGSHSAKEAITTARIAREAFGTNWIKLEVIGDQYNLQPDPFETVKAAEVLIKEGFEVFPYTTDDLVVSKRLVDVGCKILMPWGSMIGSGKGLMNPDNLKAIRNYFPKLQLIIDAGIGKPSHASQAMELGYDGILLNSAIALSQDPIKMANAFRLAVEAGRLAYEAGIMQEREFANPSTPIVGTPFWHQFD; the protein is encoded by the coding sequence ATGAATGATGTAAATAAGAAAGAGACAAATGAATCATGGGAAATAGCAGGAAAAACACTATCAAGTAGATTGTTAATTGGCTCTGCTCTTTATCCAAGTCCTTCTTGTATGGAAGATGCCATTACTATATCAAAATCTCAAATTGTAACAGTGTCTTTGAGACGTGCAACAGCAGGAGAAAACAATGACAATAAACAATCATGGAATATTATAAAAGATTTAGGTCTTAATATATTACCAAATACAGCAGGTTCTCACAGTGCAAAAGAAGCAATTACAACTGCAAGAATTGCAAGAGAAGCATTTGGTACAAATTGGATAAAACTAGAAGTAATTGGAGATCAATATAATCTTCAACCAGATCCTTTTGAAACAGTAAAAGCAGCTGAAGTTTTAATCAAAGAAGGCTTTGAAGTATTTCCATACACTACAGATGATTTAGTAGTATCTAAACGATTAGTAGATGTTGGATGTAAAATTTTAATGCCTTGGGGTTCGATGATTGGTTCAGGAAAAGGATTAATGAATCCAGATAATTTAAAAGCAATACGAAATTATTTTCCAAAACTACAACTTATAATAGATGCAGGAATAGGAAAACCTTCTCATGCAAGCCAAGCAATGGAATTAGGTTATGATGGAATACTTTTAAATTCAGCAATAGCTTTATCTCAAGATCCTATAAAAATGGCAAATGCTTTTAGATTAGCAGTTGAAGCAGGAAGATTGGCTTATGAAGCAGGAATTATGCAAGAACGTGAATTTGCTAATCCATCTACTCCTATTGTTGGAACTCCTTTTTGGCATCAATTTGATTAA
- a CDS encoding response regulator transcription factor, translating into MKILLIEDDLEFAQLITDFLFTRSIKTDTCEDPFKALVLNLNDYDLVLLDLGLPGIDGLEICKEFRKKSKIPIIISSARNSTMDKVTGLQIGADDYLPKPYDPDELYARIVSLIRRTKNFNDEEKSRKSFEVDENSRDMKYLGNHLLLTEAEFEVAKELIKNYGGIVSKEQLFYSSPSITSSDGKSLEMIISKIRQKIKPFSEANHIIALRGRGYRIVE; encoded by the coding sequence ATGAAAATACTTTTAATAGAGGATGATTTAGAATTTGCCCAGCTTATTACAGACTTTTTATTTACAAGAAGTATTAAAACAGATACTTGTGAAGATCCCTTTAAAGCACTTGTATTAAATCTAAATGATTATGATTTAGTTCTTTTAGATTTAGGGCTTCCTGGAATTGATGGTTTAGAGATTTGTAAAGAGTTTAGAAAGAAAAGTAAAATTCCAATAATAATATCAAGTGCTAGAAACTCAACAATGGATAAAGTTACAGGTCTACAAATAGGAGCAGATGATTATCTTCCCAAACCTTATGACCCTGATGAACTTTATGCCAGAATAGTAAGCTTGATTAGAAGAACTAAAAATTTTAATGATGAAGAAAAATCAAGAAAATCGTTTGAAGTAGATGAAAATAGTAGAGATATGAAATATCTTGGGAATCATCTTTTATTAACAGAAGCGGAGTTTGAAGTTGCTAAAGAGCTTATAAAAAACTATGGCGGAATTGTTTCAAAAGAGCAGTTATTTTATAGTTCCCCTTCAATTACTTCTAGTGATGGAAAAAGTTTAGAGATGATTATTAGTAAAATAAGACAAAAGATAAAACCTTTTTCAGAAGCTAATCATATTATTGCATTAAGAGGAAGAGGATATAGAATTGTTGAGTAA
- a CDS encoding DUF3147 family protein yields the protein MYYVIKVLISAVLIVAISELSKRSSLLGAILASIPLVSVMAFIWIYIDTKNVETISKLSYSIFWLVIPSLVLFITLPIFLKYVNFYFALIFSIALTAISYYIMILLLEKFNISI from the coding sequence ATGTATTATGTAATTAAAGTGTTAATTTCAGCTGTTTTAATAGTAGCTATCTCTGAACTTTCAAAAAGAAGTTCACTTCTTGGAGCAATCTTAGCTTCTATTCCATTGGTTTCAGTTATGGCTTTTATTTGGATATATATTGATACAAAAAATGTAGAAACTATCTCAAAACTTTCATATTCTATTTTTTGGTTAGTTATTCCATCTTTAGTATTATTTATAACTTTACCAATTTTTTTAAAGTATGTTAATTTTTATTTTGCATTAATCTTTTCAATTGCATTAACAGCAATTTCATACTACATAATGATTTTATTACTTGAAAAATTTAATATTTCAATTTAA
- a CDS encoding RluA family pseudouridine synthase, producing MSYIKKEFKTIKGKKIEDFLLEDISIDSKLTLNLLEKGKITDENNKRLQKNQIIKSNFIYIVIFEPITKGLKPIFDSFHFAIFDKPSGLMVHPSSHQLDIYTLLDEIKFYFGQKGSLVHRIDAETSGLVLVSKNAFSDMILKNMFEEKQYIKKYHAIVEGNIEKNLEIDTPITNDTGLIKLKMKTDLNGKESKTLINPISYNKEKNQTLVEAIPLTGRQHQIRVHLNSIGHKIIGDPIYGIDEKITDLFLKNKLSEDERLKYTKANRLLLQANYLEFEFLDVIYKFSSLQEF from the coding sequence TTGTCATATATAAAAAAAGAATTTAAAACTATCAAAGGTAAAAAAATTGAAGATTTTTTACTTGAAGATATAAGTATTGATTCAAAACTTACATTAAATCTTTTAGAAAAAGGCAAAATCACTGATGAGAATAATAAAAGACTTCAAAAAAATCAAATCATCAAATCGAACTTTATTTATATAGTAATTTTTGAGCCAATTACAAAAGGCTTAAAACCTATATTTGATTCTTTTCATTTTGCAATTTTTGATAAACCAAGTGGTTTAATGGTTCATCCTTCATCTCATCAATTAGATATTTATACACTTTTAGATGAAATCAAGTTCTACTTTGGTCAAAAAGGCTCTTTAGTTCATAGAATTGATGCTGAAACATCAGGTTTAGTTCTTGTTTCGAAAAATGCTTTTAGTGATATGATTTTAAAAAATATGTTTGAAGAAAAACAATATATTAAAAAATATCATGCAATAGTTGAAGGAAACATAGAAAAAAATCTAGAAATAGATACTCCAATTACAAATGATACTGGATTAATCAAACTTAAAATGAAAACTGATTTAAATGGTAAAGAATCTAAAACATTGATAAATCCAATTTCTTATAATAAAGAAAAAAATCAAACTTTAGTAGAAGCTATTCCATTAACAGGAAGACAACATCAAATAAGAGTACATTTAAATTCAATAGGACATAAAATAATTGGTGATCCAATATATGGAATAGATGAAAAGATTACTGATCTTTTTTTAAAAAATAAACTTAGTGAAGATGAAAGATTAAAATATACAAAAGCAAATAGATTATTACTTCAAGCAAATTACCTAGAATTTGAGTTTTTAGATGTTATTTACAAATTTTCTTCTTTACAAGAATTTTAA
- a CDS encoding ATP-binding protein, with the protein MVTPYIGTIELYKQLEILLKSDVPVFIHGSPGIGKSYIVNDIAKKNNLELRDVRLSQVDAVDLRGIPTIFNNETVWMSPVFLPKDKNSSGILFLDELNSASLSVQAAIYQLVLDRRIGEYELPKNWKIVCAGNKINDKGIVFKLPSPLVNRMVHLLLEAKYDDFKNWAILNDIHSYVLGFLGFRPDLLSSEVPNSSETNPAFCTPRAWSMLSRVLKNQKDVNMISPDFIIRGTQYEYQ; encoded by the coding sequence ATGGTAACTCCTTATATTGGAACAATAGAATTATATAAACAATTGGAAATATTACTAAAAAGTGATGTACCGGTTTTTATTCATGGAAGTCCTGGTATTGGAAAATCTTATATTGTAAATGATATAGCTAAAAAAAACAACTTAGAGTTAAGAGATGTAAGACTTTCTCAAGTTGATGCAGTTGATTTAAGAGGAATACCGACCATTTTCAATAATGAAACAGTATGGATGAGTCCTGTTTTTTTACCAAAAGATAAAAACTCATCAGGAATACTTTTTTTAGATGAATTAAATTCTGCATCACTTTCTGTCCAAGCAGCTATTTATCAACTTGTTCTTGATAGAAGAATAGGGGAGTATGAACTTCCAAAAAATTGGAAAATAGTATGTGCTGGAAATAAAATAAATGATAAGGGAATTGTATTTAAACTTCCAAGTCCTTTGGTTAATAGAATGGTGCATTTACTTTTAGAAGCAAAATATGATGACTTTAAAAATTGGGCAATATTAAACGATATCCATTCTTATGTTTTAGGTTTTTTAGGATTTAGACCAGATTTATTAAGTAGTGAAGTGCCAAATTCAAGTGAAACAAATCCAGCATTTTGTACACCAAGAGCTTGGAGTATGTTATCAAGAGTTTTAAAAAACCAAAAAGATGTAAATATGATATCTCCTGACTTCATCATTCGAGGCACCCAATATGAATATCAATAA
- a CDS encoding IS1634 family transposase — protein MFDYIGFSKIIDDELLKHLVVTRLINPGSKLKVIEYLKRYRNIDIDIMKIYRFMDKFNVVYKEEIEQVAFEHTKKILGEITVLFYDVTTLYFESEDEDDLRRIGFSKDGKFQSPQIMLGLLVGEKGYPIGYDIYEGNSYEGNTFIPILQKFEKKFNLEKPIVIADSGLLSKNNIEQLKTHNYKYILGARIKNENHITKSKILSLNLDVNNAIATVAKGDDTLVLSYTDKRAKKDKYNREKGLKRLEKKIKSGRLTKDQINSRGYNKYLHLKNEIEVVIDYDKFNEDALWDGLKGYITNTTLSPSEVIENYSNLWHIERAFRISKTDLKIRPIHHYLRHRIEAHISISFIAYTVYKELERIIKLHDKNLSVQIALEEIKTIYGLEYINPLTHKKKFEVLQLNEIQLKIQNIIDIHIGCLE, from the coding sequence TTGTTTGATTATATTGGATTTAGTAAAATTATTGATGATGAACTTTTAAAACATTTAGTTGTAACAAGACTTATTAATCCAGGAAGTAAATTAAAAGTTATTGAGTATCTTAAACGATATAGAAATATAGATATTGATATTATGAAGATATATCGCTTTATGGATAAGTTTAATGTTGTATATAAAGAGGAGATTGAACAAGTAGCCTTTGAACATACAAAAAAAATATTAGGTGAAATTACTGTTTTATTTTATGATGTTACAACACTTTACTTTGAGAGTGAAGATGAGGATGATTTAAGAAGAATTGGATTTAGTAAAGATGGTAAATTTCAATCTCCACAAATAATGCTTGGACTTTTAGTGGGAGAAAAAGGTTATCCAATAGGCTATGATATTTATGAGGGGAATAGCTATGAAGGAAATACTTTTATACCAATACTTCAAAAGTTTGAAAAGAAATTTAATTTAGAAAAACCAATTGTAATAGCTGATTCAGGATTGTTATCTAAAAATAATATAGAACAACTAAAAACTCATAACTATAAATATATCTTAGGTGCAAGAATCAAAAATGAAAATCATATTACAAAAAGTAAAATATTATCTTTAAATCTTGATGTAAATAATGCTATTGCAACCGTTGCAAAAGGTGATGATACACTTGTGTTGTCATATACAGATAAAAGAGCAAAAAAAGATAAATATAATAGAGAAAAAGGTTTAAAAAGATTAGAAAAGAAAATCAAATCAGGAAGACTTACAAAAGATCAAATCAATAGTAGAGGATATAATAAATATTTACATCTTAAAAATGAAATTGAAGTAGTAATTGATTATGATAAATTTAATGAAGATGCACTTTGGGATGGTCTTAAAGGTTATATCACAAATACAACACTCAGTCCATCTGAAGTGATTGAAAACTACTCAAATCTGTGGCATATAGAAAGAGCCTTTAGAATTTCTAAAACAGATTTAAAAATAAGACCAATTCATCATTATCTAAGACATAGAATAGAAGCTCATATCTCAATATCATTTATTGCATATACAGTTTATAAAGAACTTGAAAGAATTATTAAACTTCATGATAAGAATTTGTCAGTGCAAATAGCCCTCGAAGAGATAAAAACAATCTATGGATTAGAATATATAAACCCACTTACACATAAGAAAAAATTTGAAGTGTTGCAACTTAATGAAATACAACTAAAAATTCAAAATATTATTGATATTCATATTGGGTGCCTCGAATGA